The Parambassis ranga chromosome 1, fParRan2.1, whole genome shotgun sequence genome includes a region encoding these proteins:
- the LOC114442693 gene encoding CD209 antigen-like, producing the protein MTVEYRASTMTTMDIEDSKVAYKQFFGDGSKLHYSVYVLRNSPLKVATVCLGLLCVLLLAAVIGQSVHHQNVDKEHQNNLTTMNKEKETLQEKLKDVQKEKKDIELSRNQLQERNTLLSKRMDQAQTNINILREQTNKLKVSESQLQTGNAALSKELAQLKTTQSQLETNANASIIAKNMLQTQYDAVVKKKNELQANYDSATNEKHNLQNQFNNVTRAKEQLQISYNNLIQKVEHLEEKVNFSTGQKDQILKNHQNLTVAQDTLKEAYVILKQAENDLQASYAALVKEKDELESRVENITAERDLLRVKNDNVTAERDLLLVRLNTAIQAKKCPTGWRKFGISCYFTSSSKKTWNLSREYCRSKGADLAIIKSQEEMTFINGLYSSDKEVWIGLTDGGVEGQWKWVDGTPLTLTFWGKGQPNSYDGRNQDCVEFWHRASGSGDWNDENCNIEQNWICMM; encoded by the exons ATGACAGTCGAGTACCGTGCCTCCACAATGACAACCATGGACATCGAAGACAGTAAAGTTGCCTATAAGCAGTTTTTTGGAGATGGCAGCAAACTTCATTACTCAG TTTATGTGTTAAGAAACAGCCCGTTGAAGGTTGCGACAGTTTGCCTCGGCCTGCTGTGTGTTCTCCTGCTGGCTGCGGTCATAGGTCAAAGTGTCCACC ACCAAAATGTAGATAAGGAACATCAGAACAACTTAACAACAatgaacaaggagaaggagactCTGCAGGAGAAGCTGAAGGATgttcagaaagagaaaaaggacaTCGAACTCAGCCGTAATCAGCTACAAGAACGCAACACTTTGCTAAGTAAAAGAATGGATCAGGCACAGACAAATATCAATATACTGAGAGAGCAAACAAATAAACTGAAGGTTAGCGAAAGCCAGCTCCAGACAGGGAACGCAGCTTTGAGCAAAGAGTTAGCTCAGCTAAAAACCACGCAGAGCCAGCTGGAAACCAACGCCAACGCCTCGATCATAGCCAAAAACATGCTGCAAACACAATACGACGCCGTCGTCAAAAAGAAGAACGAGTTACAGGCCAATTACGACTCGGCGACCAATGAGAAGCACAACTTACAGAACCAGTTCAATAATGTGACCAGGGCTAAGGAGCAGCTGCAGATAAGCTACAACAACCTGATTCAGAAAGTGGAACATTTAGAAGAGAAAGTCAACTTCTCCACCGGGCAGAAAGACCAGATCCTGAAAAACCACCAAAACCTGACGGtggcccaagatacgctgaagGAAGCTTACGTCATACTGAAGCAAGCAGAGAATGATCTGCAGGCTTCATATGCTGCTCTGGTCAAAGAAAAAGACGAGCTTGAGAGCCGTGTTGAGAACattacagcagagagagaccTGCTGAGGGTGAAAAACGACAACGTGACGGCAGAGAGGGACCTGCTGCTGGTCAGACTGAACACAGCCATTCAAG CGAAGAAATGTCCCACTGGCTGGAGGAAGTTTGGAATTAGCTGCTACTTCACCTCTAGCAGCAAGAAAACCTGGAACCTGAGCAGAGAATACTGTCGGAGCAAAGGAGCAGACCTGGCTATCATAAAGAGCCAGGAGGAAATG ACCTTCATCAATGGTTTGTACAGCAGCGACAAAGAAGTCTGGATAGGCCTGACTGATGGAGGAGTAGAAGGGCAGTGGAAATGGGTGGATGGGACACCACTGACACTAAC GTTCTGGGGTAAAGGCCAGCCAAACAGCTACGACGGGAGGAACCAGGACTGTGTGGAATTCTGGCACCGTGCATCAGGAAGTGGCGACTGGAACGATGAGAACTGTAACATCGAGCAGAACTGGATCTGTATGATGTAG